A single Candidatus Anaeroferrophillus wilburensis DNA region contains:
- a CDS encoding cytochrome B5 — protein sequence MVCCFTLFIASPSSATEAYAEKTGIECEVCHLDPLGGGVLTEYGKGYQLSISPETLHTRDKQSALSRIIRLISLYIHIVTAFMWFGTILYVHLVLKPAYASKGLPSGEVKVGLVSMAIMAATGTILTYFKVPSMSQILESYFGILLLIKIIIFSIMVSSALYVVFFLGPKLKKKKTALAPSSSNLTFEELESFDGEEGRPAYFAYMGKIYDVSQSKLWRNGNHMKRHQAGVDLTKILSQAPHGEDKILSMPEVGTILKVAAKPKGDLHQKVFFFMAYMNLGLVFTISLILALWRW from the coding sequence TTGGTGTGCTGTTTCACACTCTTCATTGCCTCCCCTTCAAGTGCAACTGAAGCCTATGCAGAAAAGACGGGGATAGAATGTGAAGTGTGCCACCTTGATCCTCTGGGTGGTGGAGTACTCACTGAGTACGGCAAAGGTTATCAGCTTTCTATTTCTCCCGAAACATTACACACCAGGGATAAACAAAGCGCATTATCAAGAATTATTCGGCTCATATCTTTATATATTCATATAGTTACAGCCTTTATGTGGTTTGGGACCATTCTCTATGTTCATTTAGTTTTGAAACCTGCATACGCGTCAAAAGGTCTCCCAAGCGGTGAGGTTAAAGTTGGCCTGGTGTCAATGGCAATTATGGCGGCAACAGGAACCATATTAACATATTTCAAAGTTCCATCTATGAGCCAAATACTCGAATCATATTTTGGCATTCTGCTTCTCATTAAAATCATTATTTTCTCCATAATGGTTTCATCAGCTCTTTATGTTGTATTTTTCTTAGGGCCGAAATTAAAGAAGAAAAAAACTGCACTCGCTCCATCATCAAGCAATCTCACATTTGAAGAACTGGAAAGTTTTGACGGAGAAGAAGGTCGCCCAGCATATTTTGCGTATATGGGGAAAATATACGATGTGTCTCAAAGTAAACTGTGGAGAAATGGAAATCACATGAAGAGGCATCAGGCAGGTGTTGACTTAACCAAAATTCTTTCCCAAGCCCCTCATGGTGAAGACAAAATACTCTCAATGCCAGAGGTAGGCACAATTTTAAAAGTTGCAGCAAAACCTAAAGGAGATTTGCACCAAAAAGTCTTCTTTTTTATGGCGTATATGAACCTTGGACTAGTATTTACAATCTCACTTATTTTGGCCCTATGGAGATGGTAA